The proteins below come from a single Oncorhynchus keta strain PuntledgeMale-10-30-2019 chromosome 1, Oket_V2, whole genome shotgun sequence genomic window:
- the ncbp2 gene encoding nuclear cap-binding protein subunit 2, whose amino-acid sequence MSIKLNALFSDSYVDVSQYRDQHFKGNRYEQEKLLKQANTLYVGNLSFYTTEEQVYELFSKSGDVKRIIIGLDKVKKTACGFCFVEYYTRTDAENAMRFVNGTRLDDRIIRTDWDAGFKEGRQYGRGKSGGQVRDEYRQDYDPARGGYGKVVSRP is encoded by the exons ATGTCTATTAAATTGAATGCGCTATTCAGCGACTCCTACGTTGATGTAAGCCAATACAGAGACCAACATTTTAAG gGAAATCGATATGAGCAAGAGAAACTGCTGAAGCAGGCTAACACACTCTACGTGGGTAACCTGTCCTTTTACACCACAGAGGAACAAGTGTACGAGCTCTTCTCCAAGAGCGGGGACGTGAAACGAATAATCATCGGCCTGGATAAGGTGAAGAAGACGGCGTGCGGCTTCTGCTTCGTCGA ATACTACACGCGTACAGATGCTGAAAATGCTATGAGGTTTGTCAACGGGACACGTCTGGATGACCGCATCATCAGAACTGACTGGGACGCTGGTTTTAAAGAAGGCAGGCAGTACGGCCGTGGCAAGTCCGGTGGTCAG GTCAGAGACGAATACAGACAAGATTATGACCCAGCCCGGGGGGGCTATGGGAAAGTTGTCTCACGGCCATAA
- the senp5 gene encoding sentrin-specific protease 5 yields the protein MVHNVSVPQTPPPALVGTNGRSSGRKRTPKACDCCGPNSKHHNGKDPHGKTPGGKPRQRRAHLGKGRGQALGGTPKTTGGHHSSEKTQMTEEQVTAIRQLANDSVVEEVTNSLAPFVTSSVGQPVMNVVAQLVNNSVGQPQPLTDSMGQKLTYTVVKLVTKSVVQPVTNSVVQPIMKAVVEHVPDSEMEQENGCGLDKQPVTDSNTEVMKQPQAGDAAVSLSNGTSAVTNEEPTDCSAPMEVEPSATACVSPGIMLCSTLHPFALWDHRDYCEVGVWAPSPEPEDDCVSNPAQQPNPEDNIHEVIIDLIHEFLAFFYVKYGSFIPLTETDVLEHLKNKCNTDLHDKKLNIHSEMMKYKAGLASTPMKCFKVDYNKHTLTLEDLSTLDDQNWVNDQVINMYGELIMDATQNKVHFFNSFFHRQLVAKGYEGVKRWTKKVDLFSKRLLLIPIHLEIHWSLITVDIANHHIHYYDSQGIVFKYTMENILTYILAEAEEKKHAAYQKGWKTIISKGIPQQKNDSDCGVFILEYCKCLALKEPLQFTQDDMPKVRKRIYKELCDCKLND from the exons ATGGTTCATAACGTCTCAGTCCCCCAAACACCACCGCCGGCACTGGTGGGCACCAATGGCCGCTCCTCTGGGAGGAAGAGGACACCCAAGGCATGTGACTGCTGTGGGCCAAACTCTAAGCACCACAATGGGAAGGACCCACATGGGAAGACTCCAGGTGGCAAGCCCAGACAACGCAGGGCCCATCTGGGGAAGGGCAGGGGCCAGGCCCTGGGGGGGACCCCCAAGACGACGGGTGGTCACCACTCTTCTGAGAAGACCCAGATGACAGAGGAGCAGGTAACAGCCATCCGACAGCTGGCGAACGACTCAGTTGTGGAGGAGGTAACCAACTCCTTGGCTCCATTTGTAACCAGCTCTGTCGGTCAACCTGTAATGAATGTTGTGGCTCAACTTGTAAACAACTCTGTCGGTCAACCTCAACCTTTAACGGACTCTATGGGTCAGAAGTTAACGTACACTGTGGTTAAACTGGTGACCAAGTCTGTGGTTCAACCAGTAACAAACTCTGTGGTTCAACCTATAATGAAGGCTGTGGTTGAGCATGTTCCTGATtcagagatggagcaggagaaTGGTTGTGGTTTAGACAAACAGCCGGTAACCGACTCTAACACGGAGGTCATGAAGCAGCCCCAGGCTGGTGATGCAGCTGTCTCCCTTTCCAACGGTACATCTGCTGTGACCAACGAGGAACCAACAGACTGTAGCGCCCCTATGGAGGTGGAACCATCAGCCACAGCCTGTGTTTCCCCAGGCATTATGTTATGCAGCACCCTCCACCCCTTCGCTCTGTGGGACCACAGAGATTACTGTGAGGTGGGAGTGTGGGCTCCAAGCCCTGAGCCAGAGGACGACTGTGTCTCAAACCCAGCACAGCAACCCAACCCTGAAGACAACATCCATGAAGTAATCATAGACCTTATACATG agttCCTGGCGTTCTTCTATGTGAAGTACGGGAGCTTTATCCCCCTCACTGAGACTGACGTCCTGGAGCATCTGAAGAACAAGTGTAACACTGACCTCCATGACAA GAAGCTAAACATCCACTCCGAAATGATGAAGTATAAAGCGGGTCTCGCCTCCACCCCTATGAAGTGCTTCAAAGTGGACTACAACAAGCACACTCTGACCCTGGAGGACCTGTCCACACTGGATGACCAAAACTGGGTCAACGACCAG gtgaTAAACATGTATGGAGAATTGATCATGGATGCTACACAGAACAAG GTTCATTTCTTCAACAGCTTTTTCCACCGGCAGCTGGTGGCCAAAGGCTACGAAGGGGTTAAGAGATGGACCAAAAAG gtGGATCTGTTTTCTAAGAGGTTGTTGTTGATTCCTATCCACCTGGAGATTCACTGGTCCCTGATCACAGTGGACATAGCCAACCACCACATCCACTATTATGACTCCCAGGGCATCGTCTTCAAATACACCATGGAG AACATCCTGACTTATATCCTGGCTGAGGCCGAGGAGAAGAAACACGCTGCATATCAGAAAGGCTGGAAGACGATTATAAGCAAG GGTATTCCTCAACAGAAGAACGACAGTGACTGTGGAGTCTTCATCTTGGAG TACTGCAAGTGCCTGGCATTGAAAGAGCCGCTGCAGTTTACACAGGACGACATGCCCAAAGTCCGCAAGAGGATTTACAAAGAGCTCTGTGACTGTAAACTGAATGACTGA